The DNA region CTTGCCCAGGACTTTGCAGAGATGGACGACACGTACATGAAGGAACGGGCCGCGGATGTTGATGATGTTTCAAGACGGCTCATCGGAGTGCTTTACGGTACACAGAAAGCCGTAGGCGTTGGGGATGGGCCGGTTATTTTTGCTTCCGACGACTTTAGCCCCAGCGAAACTGCTCAGTTTGACCGCAGGAATGTGCTGGCCCTGGTATCCCAGCAGGGAGCGGCGAACTCACATACGGCGATCTTCGCCCGCACCATGGGGATACCGGCGATCATCGGCTTAGGCGCAACCCTGGCGCCGGGATTCGGCGGCAAGGATGCTGCGCTTGACGGCGAAACAGGGGTTCTCTACATTGAGCCGGATGCAGCCACCATAACTGCCATTGAAGAAAAGCGGCAAAGACTTGAGCACAAAAAGAACATCCTTGAAAAGTTCAGGGGCCTGCCCACTCTTACCAAGGGCGGCCAAAAGGTAAAGCTATACGCCAACATCGGTTCGGTAGCGGACGTGGAGGCGGTTATTGCCGGTGATGCTGAAGGGATAGGATTATTCCGCAGCGAATTTTTGTACCTGGGCCGCAGCGATTATCCCAGCGAAGACATTCAGTACGAAAGCTACCGCAAGGTGGTAGAGGATATGCAGGGCAAGCAGGTGATAATCCGCACCCTGGACATCGGTGCGGACAAACAGGTTGAATATTTTGCCCTGCCCCACGAAGAAAATCCCGCTTTGGGTATGCGGGCTATACGTATCTGCCTGACCCGCCCGGAATTGTTTGAAACCCAACTACGGGCAATTTACCGGGCTTCGGCCTACGGCAACACAGCGATCATGTTCCCCATGATTAGCGATGTTAGCGAACTGCGCCGTGCCAAAAAAATTGCCGCCGGGGTACGGGAAAAACTCAAAGCGGATAATATCCCCTTCAATCCCGAAACCCCTGTAGGCATTATGATTGAAACTCCGGCCGCTGCGATGATCAGCGATCTCCTTGCCGTAGAAGCAGACTTTTTCAGCATCGGTACCAATGATTTGACCCAATATACCCTGGCGGTGGACCGGCAAAACAATGCCCTGAGTGAATTCTGCAATACCCACCACGAAGCGATTCTCCGTTTTATCCGCCTGACCGCGGAGAACGCTCATAGGGCAGGCATCTGGTGCGGCATCTGCGGTATGCTCGGGGCGGACAGCGAGCTCACCGAAAGTTTCGTGAACATGGGCATTGATGAGCTTTCGGTGGAGCCGTCCTGCATCCTGGACCTTAGAAGCCGGATTGCAGGGTATGAGTAGATAAAGGCCTGAGTATACAGGTACTTCTGATCCAAGGCGGATTCGAACCGTCGACCTGCCGCTTAGGAGGCGGCCGCTCTATCCCCTGAGCTATTGGACCCTAGCAATAGGGTACCCTTTTCGGGGGCTGTCTGTCAATGTTTAAGCCGGGCTTTTCCTAAGGCACGGGATGCATTGAGGATGGCGATAAACGCCACACCCACGTCGCCGAACACCGCTTCCCACATATTTGCCATGCCCAGGGCGCCCAGGACCAGGATGATCCCCTTTACCCCCAGGGCAAAGACGATGTTTTGGGTTACGATGGTCCGGGTTTTTTTTGCGATCCCCAGGGCGGTGACAAGTTTGGAGGGCTCGTCGGTCATGAGCACTATGTCCGCCGCTTCAATGGCTGCATCGGAACCCAGGCCCCCCATGGCGATGCCTATGTCGCTGCGGGCCAGTACCGGGGCGTCGTTGATGCCGTCCCCCACAAAGACCAGTTTTCCTCCAGGAGACTTTTCCCCCTCCAGGATCTCAAGTTGTTCGACTTTCTGGTGGGGCAGCAGTTCCGTATATACCCTGTCCAGGCCCAGTTCACGGCCTATCTTTTCGCCCACCGCCCTGGTGTCCCCGGTGAGCATCACGGTGTTTGTTACCCCCGCTGCTTTCAGGGCACGGATTGTTTCTACGCTGTCCTGCTTGAGCTCATCGCTGATACCCAGGTGTCCCGCATAAACGCCGTCCACGGCCAGGTAGACCAGGGTCCCCTCAAAATGGGGATTTCCGGCTTTCTGGCTTGAGGCAGTGGGTCGGGAAATGTTTTCCGCTTCCAGTAAACGGCTGTTTCCTGCGAGCACAGTTTTACTGTCAATAGTAACCTTGATGCCCTGCCCTGCGATTTCTTCAAGGTCCTTGATTTTCTGCTGGTCCATGGCCTGTCCATAGGCCCGCTGTATGGAAATGGCAATGGGGTGGCTGGAATTGCTTTCTGCATGGGCCGCGTAATAGAGCAGGTCTGCATTGGTGAAACCTGGTTCAGGGGCAATTTCAGTGACCGTGAATACGCCTTTGGTGAGGGTTCCTGTTTTGTCAAACACCACGGTCTCAACTTTAGTGAGGGCGTCCAGGTAGTTGCTGCCTTTAACCAGTATGCCCTGCCGGGATGCGCCGCCTATGCCGCCGAAAAAGCTTAAGGGTATGGAGATGACCAGGGCGCAGGGGCAGGATACCACCAGGAATACTAAGGCCCGGTTGATCCAGTCGGAGAAAAGGGCGCCGGGAATAAAGAGGGGGGGGACGATGGCCAGGAAAACTGCCATACCTACCACCACCGGGGTATAGTAGCGGGCAAATTTGGTGATGAAGTTTTCGATGGGGGCCTTTTTGCTCCCCGCGTTTTGTACCAGGTCGAGGATTTTGGAAA from Treponema primitia ZAS-2 includes:
- the ptsP gene encoding phosphoenolpyruvate--protein phosphotransferase, producing the protein MITLQGKGVSDGIALGRLVFFERSSVVVERKPITDLTAELERFYGAKRTTSDQLDELANSMAEKIGKENALLFEIHRMMLDDSDYIDPIIKMIETQMVCAEYAVEVCGKRLAQDFAEMDDTYMKERAADVDDVSRRLIGVLYGTQKAVGVGDGPVIFASDDFSPSETAQFDRRNVLALVSQQGAANSHTAIFARTMGIPAIIGLGATLAPGFGGKDAALDGETGVLYIEPDAATITAIEEKRQRLEHKKNILEKFRGLPTLTKGGQKVKLYANIGSVADVEAVIAGDAEGIGLFRSEFLYLGRSDYPSEDIQYESYRKVVEDMQGKQVIIRTLDIGADKQVEYFALPHEENPALGMRAIRICLTRPELFETQLRAIYRASAYGNTAIMFPMISDVSELRRAKKIAAGVREKLKADNIPFNPETPVGIMIETPAAAMISDLLAVEADFFSIGTNDLTQYTLAVDRQNNALSEFCNTHHEAILRFIRLTAENAHRAGIWCGICGMLGADSELTESFVNMGIDELSVEPSCILDLRSRIAGYE
- a CDS encoding heavy metal translocating P-type ATPase produces the protein MEMQFSLEGLCCPVCAGKIEAGIRKLEGVHHAVVDFTAQKLILETGGNEETIIARASSIVKKLEPDIVMTRIGPGATKPEASHDHAHTHDHGHSHGEEHHDAREKVFDYARFGLGIALFITGMILHLSPVPELALFLAAYLLIGGEVLLRALRNITRGQIFDENFLMSLATVGAFAIGEYPEGVAVMLFYQIGEAFQDHAVNNSRRSISALMDIRPDYVNLKRGEEIVRADPTEALVGDLMVVKPGEKVPLDGLVREGRSALDTSALTGESMPRDAAPGDTALSGSINKSGLLVIQVSKVFGESTVSKILDLVQNAGSKKAPIENFITKFARYYTPVVVGMAVFLAIVPPLFIPGALFSDWINRALVFLVVSCPCALVISIPLSFFGGIGGASRQGILVKGSNYLDALTKVETVVFDKTGTLTKGVFTVTEIAPEPGFTNADLLYYAAHAESNSSHPIAISIQRAYGQAMDQQKIKDLEEIAGQGIKVTIDSKTVLAGNSRLLEAENISRPTASSQKAGNPHFEGTLVYLAVDGVYAGHLGISDELKQDSVETIRALKAAGVTNTVMLTGDTRAVGEKIGRELGLDRVYTELLPHQKVEQLEILEGEKSPGGKLVFVGDGINDAPVLARSDIGIAMGGLGSDAAIEAADIVLMTDEPSKLVTALGIAKKTRTIVTQNIVFALGVKGIILVLGALGMANMWEAVFGDVGVAFIAILNASRALGKARLKH